The following are encoded in a window of Solibacillus sp. FSL R7-0668 genomic DNA:
- the fliM gene encoding flagellar motor switch protein FliM, producing MAGDIMSQSEIDALLSAISTGEMSASDMKKDEETRKVKVYDFKRALRFSKDQIRSLTRIHENFARLLTTFFSAQLRSYVQITVASVDQIPFEEFVRSIPNMTLINVFEVPPLDGNILMEINPNIAYSMLDRIMGGTGASHSNVDNLTEIETKIMTNLFERSFDNLREAWENIAEIDPMLVELEVNPQFLQMISPNETVVVISLNTIIGETTGMINICIPHVVLEPIVPNLSVRYWMQTNTKEMSPEQTKMLETRVKQAKLPVIAELGTTDITIEDFLMMATGDVIQLEQKIENPLTLKVGNLPKFTVQPGKLNKKMAVQIIDPLKGGDEDE from the coding sequence ATGGCAGGAGATATAATGTCACAGTCTGAGATTGATGCGCTTTTATCGGCCATCTCAACTGGCGAAATGTCAGCATCAGACATGAAGAAGGACGAAGAAACCCGAAAAGTAAAAGTGTATGACTTTAAACGTGCGCTTCGTTTTTCGAAAGACCAAATCCGAAGTTTGACCCGAATACACGAAAACTTTGCTCGCCTGTTAACAACATTCTTCTCGGCACAGCTAAGAAGCTATGTTCAAATTACAGTAGCATCAGTTGACCAAATTCCTTTTGAGGAGTTTGTTCGTTCCATTCCGAATATGACATTAATTAACGTATTCGAAGTACCGCCACTCGATGGTAATATTTTAATGGAAATCAACCCGAATATCGCCTACTCCATGCTAGACCGAATAATGGGGGGGACTGGTGCAAGCCATAGCAATGTCGATAATTTAACTGAAATTGAAACGAAAATTATGACGAATTTATTCGAGCGTTCTTTCGACAATTTACGAGAAGCTTGGGAAAATATTGCAGAAATTGATCCGATGCTTGTAGAATTAGAGGTAAATCCCCAATTCTTACAAATGATATCGCCGAATGAAACTGTAGTTGTGATATCATTAAACACGATTATTGGTGAAACAACAGGGATGATTAATATTTGTATTCCTCATGTTGTCCTTGAGCCAATCGTGCCTAACTTATCTGTTCGTTACTGGATGCAGACCAATACAAAAGAGATGTCTCCAGAACAAACGAAAATGCTTGAAACACGCGTAAAGCAAGCAAAATTACCAGTTATTGCAGAATTAGGAACAACGGATATTACGATTGAAGATTTCTTAATGATGGCAACAGGTGATGTCATTCAATTAGAGCAAAAAATTGAAAATCCATTAACATTAAAAGTGGGGAACTTACCAAAGTTCACCGTACAGCCAGGTAAATTAAATAAAAAAATGGCTGTTCAAATTATCGACCCTTTGAAAGGAGGAGACGAAGATGAGTGA
- a CDS encoding flagellar hook-basal body complex protein — MLRSMYSGISGMKNFQTKLDVIGNNIANVNTYGFKKERTVFKDLISQTQSGASGPSATRGGVNAIQVGLGSQLAAIDTIHTSGSMQSTGRTLDLGISGEGFFMVADSIEAPDETGVIQNPEFGPISYTRAGNFYMDKNGYLVNGDGKYLVGYANSEIGTYDALDPENPIPSNFDDEKALVDAGESLIDPTTGGLIDGTAAGAGGGTGTGTPTPGPIRVPVTAQSMSISKDGTISFVDSAGKLQYAGTLVLAKFANASGLEKTGSNYFLPTQNSGDAYVQLGTQDGIGSVNSGFVEMSNVDLSEEFTEMIVAQRGFQANSRIITTSDEILQELVNLKR; from the coding sequence ATGTTACGTTCAATGTATTCAGGGATTTCAGGTATGAAAAATTTCCAAACAAAATTGGATGTTATCGGTAATAATATTGCCAATGTTAATACGTATGGTTTCAAGAAAGAGCGTACAGTTTTTAAAGATTTAATTTCACAAACACAATCAGGGGCATCTGGTCCTTCCGCTACTCGTGGTGGTGTCAACGCTATTCAAGTAGGCTTAGGTTCACAATTGGCAGCAATCGATACAATTCATACTTCTGGTTCAATGCAATCTACTGGTCGTACACTTGATTTGGGGATTTCTGGAGAGGGGTTCTTTATGGTAGCAGATTCAATTGAGGCTCCAGATGAGACAGGTGTTATCCAAAATCCAGAGTTTGGTCCTATATCTTATACACGTGCAGGAAATTTTTATATGGATAAAAATGGATATTTGGTTAATGGAGATGGTAAATACTTAGTAGGTTATGCCAATAGTGAAATTGGTACTTATGATGCGTTAGACCCTGAAAACCCAATCCCATCAAATTTTGATGATGAAAAAGCACTAGTAGATGCAGGGGAATCATTAATTGATCCAACTACAGGCGGATTAATTGACGGCACAGCAGCAGGAGCAGGAGGAGGTACAGGTACAGGTACACCAACACCTGGTCCGATTCGTGTTCCGGTAACTGCACAATCAATGAGTATATCTAAAGATGGTACAATTTCGTTTGTAGATTCTGCAGGTAAATTACAATATGCAGGGACACTAGTATTAGCTAAATTTGCAAATGCTAGTGGTTTGGAAAAAACAGGTTCTAACTATTTCCTACCTACACAAAACTCTGGTGATGCATATGTACAATTAGGTACTCAAGACGGTATTGGCTCAGTAAACTCAGGCTTTGTCGAAATGTCCAACGTTGACCTTTCTGAAGAGTTCACAGAGATGATCGTTGCGCAGCGTGGTTTCCAAGCAAACTCACGTATTATCACAACATCAGATGAGATATTACAAGAGCTTGTAAACTTAAAACGATAA
- a CDS encoding TIGR02530 family flagellar biosynthesis protein: MNRVRIQQIPYHPPIQPTVKQQINATTKQSFIEHLKQAAEQQLKISKHATERLNERNIAISEDEWQQITDRVFEAKEKGVNQPLVILEQAALVVSAKNATVITALDRIEAREQLFTNIDGTIIL, encoded by the coding sequence ATGAATCGCGTTCGTATTCAACAAATACCGTATCATCCACCTATCCAACCGACTGTTAAGCAACAGATTAATGCAACGACGAAGCAATCGTTTATTGAGCATTTAAAGCAAGCAGCGGAGCAACAATTAAAAATTAGTAAGCATGCTACAGAGCGTTTGAATGAACGGAATATTGCCATTTCAGAAGATGAATGGCAGCAAATTACTGATAGAGTATTTGAGGCAAAAGAAAAAGGTGTAAATCAACCGTTAGTTATTTTAGAGCAAGCGGCACTTGTTGTTAGCGCAAAAAATGCAACAGTTATTACGGCATTAGATCGAATTGAAGCAAGAGAGCAATTGTTCACAAATATTGACGGTACGATTATTTTATAG
- the fliL gene encoding flagellar basal body-associated protein FliL — protein MKNNKLLTIMLIMLVTITLIGVIVVVLLTQLDKGEAKGPTIDELVESKVDIPEITTNLADGSFVRLTLTLQASDKEAGEELLKREYQVKDILIQELSEMEEEGLKGKQGKVAFQNTIKSQINELMQSGEVTQVYFTSYVLQ, from the coding sequence ATGAAGAACAATAAATTATTAACAATTATGCTCATTATGCTAGTGACGATTACGTTAATCGGTGTTATCGTGGTAGTGTTATTAACACAGCTCGATAAAGGAGAAGCCAAAGGACCAACGATTGATGAACTTGTTGAATCTAAGGTAGACATCCCAGAAATCACAACAAATTTAGCGGATGGAAGCTTTGTGCGACTTACATTAACACTTCAAGCATCCGATAAAGAAGCTGGTGAAGAGTTATTAAAACGTGAGTACCAAGTAAAAGATATCCTAATCCAAGAGCTCTCTGAAATGGAAGAGGAAGGATTAAAAGGAAAACAGGGTAAAGTTGCATTCCAAAATACGATTAAATCTCAAATCAATGAGCTAATGCAATCCGGTGAAGTAACACAGGTATACTTTACTTCTTATGTACTTCAATAA
- a CDS encoding flagellar FlbD family protein — MIEVTKLNGKAFTLNALYIETVEAFPDTTITLTTGRKFIVLETEKQVRQKVKAFYQHIQILSNPHLRGEEDEEQ, encoded by the coding sequence ATGATAGAAGTAACAAAGCTAAATGGTAAGGCATTTACTTTAAACGCTCTATACATAGAAACAGTCGAAGCTTTTCCTGATACAACGATTACGCTAACGACTGGGCGTAAATTCATTGTTTTAGAAACTGAGAAACAGGTGCGACAAAAGGTGAAAGCCTTTTATCAACATATACAAATTTTATCAAACCCGCATCTAAGAGGTGAAGAAGATGAAGAACAATAA